One part of the Sorangiineae bacterium MSr11954 genome encodes these proteins:
- a CDS encoding reverse transcriptase family protein, with the protein MTESVAATPLVVLDLEKLPAPTADATERARDQRKKRAAARQQDIARWKAIEEAGGNDAWIDGELRQRGLFVDTDPSTLAESEKASFKEKKRVEAVEKRRLAKLAWKAYLATHVSHVGSGVFYCDDNDEPAKERDLRVARAKENGLGDLDSPASLAKALGITVPELRWLAYHREVESASHYRFWTIAKRDGSRRMITAPKPELKAAQRWLLRNVFEKLPVHGAAHGFLSARSIATNAAVHAGARLIVKVDVKDFFPTVTLRRIKGMLRKAGLPENVATLIALVATEPPRDVVQFRGQTLYVAKGPRACPQGAPTSPAITNAICRRLDRRMSGLARMMGFTYSRYADDLAFSYHADTRPPVGQLLHGVHAILASEGFRVHAKKTAVMRSGMSQRVTGLVVNSAARDGVPAARVPRDVVRRLKAAIFNREKGRPPPAGKGEESLAQLKGMAAFVHMTDEKRGRAFLDRIAALEAREGATSSPRTPS; encoded by the coding sequence GTGACCGAATCCGTCGCCGCCACGCCGTTGGTCGTCCTCGACCTCGAGAAGCTCCCCGCCCCCACCGCGGACGCCACCGAGCGCGCGCGCGACCAGCGAAAGAAGCGCGCAGCCGCACGCCAGCAGGACATCGCGCGGTGGAAGGCCATCGAGGAAGCCGGCGGCAACGACGCGTGGATCGACGGCGAATTGCGCCAGAGAGGCCTCTTCGTCGACACGGATCCATCGACCTTGGCCGAGTCCGAAAAGGCCTCTTTCAAAGAGAAAAAGCGGGTCGAGGCGGTGGAGAAGCGCCGCCTCGCCAAGCTCGCCTGGAAGGCCTACCTCGCCACGCACGTCTCGCACGTGGGCTCCGGCGTCTTCTACTGCGACGACAACGACGAGCCGGCAAAGGAGCGCGACCTCCGGGTGGCGCGCGCCAAGGAGAACGGGCTGGGCGATCTGGACTCGCCCGCGTCCTTGGCCAAGGCATTGGGCATCACCGTCCCGGAGCTCCGCTGGCTCGCGTACCACCGCGAGGTGGAGTCGGCGTCGCATTACCGCTTTTGGACCATCGCCAAGCGCGATGGCTCGCGCCGTATGATTACGGCGCCAAAACCCGAGCTCAAGGCCGCCCAGCGCTGGCTGCTCCGCAATGTGTTCGAGAAGCTGCCGGTGCACGGCGCCGCACACGGCTTTTTGAGCGCGCGGTCCATCGCGACCAACGCGGCGGTCCACGCGGGCGCCCGGCTGATCGTCAAGGTCGACGTCAAAGACTTCTTCCCCACGGTGACCCTGCGCCGCATCAAAGGCATGCTGCGAAAGGCGGGCCTGCCGGAGAACGTGGCCACCCTGATCGCCCTGGTCGCCACGGAGCCCCCGCGCGACGTCGTCCAATTCCGCGGGCAAACGCTTTATGTAGCCAAAGGTCCGCGGGCGTGCCCTCAAGGCGCGCCCACCTCACCGGCGATCACCAATGCCATTTGCCGGCGCCTCGATCGGCGCATGTCCGGATTGGCGCGCATGATGGGCTTTACCTATTCGCGTTATGCCGACGATCTGGCCTTTTCGTACCACGCCGATACGCGACCGCCCGTGGGGCAGCTCCTTCACGGCGTTCACGCGATCCTGGCCAGCGAAGGGTTCCGCGTCCACGCCAAGAAGACCGCCGTGATGCGCTCGGGCATGAGCCAGCGCGTCACGGGGCTCGTCGTCAATTCGGCAGCGCGCGATGGCGTGCCGGCCGCGCGCGTCCCCCGCGATGTGGTTCGCCGGCTCAAGGCCGCGATCTTCAACCGCGAGAAGGGCCGCCCGCCCCCCGCCGGAAAGGGCGAGGAGTCCTTGGCGCAGCTCAAAGGCATGGCCGCGTTCGTCCACATGACGGACGAAAAGCGCGGCCGCGCATTTCTGGATCGCATCGCCGCGCTCGAGGCCCGCGAGGGGGCTACTTCCTCTCCACGTACCCCTTCTTGA
- a CDS encoding WGR domain-containing protein — protein MARYELREGTSNKFWEIALEGTSFTTTYGKIGTDGQMSLKEWDSEERAKKEHDKLIAEKVKKGYSLVSGEDAGHEPAPAKAPAKPAEKPAPAKSVPKAASSAPIPSSPSSPSSAPIPPVASIASASASDDAGARYFEFEDGKSSKFWEIELVGNGFTTRYGRKGADGQQSLKEYESDSRARAEYEKLVAEKVKKGYVERK, from the coding sequence ATGGCACGTTACGAGCTGCGGGAAGGTACATCGAATAAGTTCTGGGAAATTGCGCTGGAAGGAACGTCATTTACGACGACCTACGGAAAAATCGGCACCGATGGACAGATGAGCCTCAAGGAGTGGGACTCGGAGGAACGCGCGAAGAAGGAGCATGACAAGCTCATCGCCGAGAAGGTGAAGAAGGGCTATTCGCTCGTATCCGGCGAAGACGCGGGCCACGAACCTGCTCCGGCGAAAGCCCCCGCCAAGCCTGCCGAAAAACCGGCCCCGGCGAAGTCCGTCCCGAAGGCCGCGTCCAGTGCGCCTATCCCGTCGAGCCCGTCGAGCCCGTCGAGCGCGCCTATCCCGCCCGTCGCCTCGATTGCCTCCGCCTCGGCGAGCGACGACGCCGGCGCACGATACTTCGAATTCGAAGATGGCAAGTCGAGCAAATTTTGGGAGATCGAGCTCGTAGGAAACGGCTTTACGACCCGGTATGGCCGCAAAGGCGCCGATGGTCAGCAAAGCTTGAAAGAGTACGAATCGGACAGCAGGGCGCGGGCCGAATACGAAAAGCTCGTGGCCGAAAAGGTCAAGAAGGGGTACGTGGAGAGGAAGTAG
- a CDS encoding DJ-1/PfpI family protein encodes MHIAILTFEGYNELDSLIALGVLNRVKKSDWRVSIASPTPRVRSMNGVVIESMVTLEEASAADAVIVGSGVKTRDVVDDRALMARLRFDPARQLLAAQCSGTLVLAKLGWLDGVPACTDLTSKPWVQEAGVEVLDQPLFAKANVATAGGCLASHYLAAWMIARLEGVQAAESALHYVAPVGEKDDYVARAMRNISPYL; translated from the coding sequence ATGCATATCGCCATCCTCACGTTCGAGGGCTACAACGAGCTCGACTCCCTCATCGCGCTCGGCGTCCTCAACCGGGTCAAAAAGTCCGACTGGCGGGTGTCCATCGCGAGCCCGACCCCGCGCGTCCGTTCGATGAACGGTGTGGTCATCGAATCGATGGTCACGCTGGAAGAGGCCAGCGCTGCGGACGCGGTCATCGTGGGCAGCGGGGTGAAGACCCGCGACGTCGTCGACGACCGCGCGCTCATGGCGCGGCTGCGGTTCGATCCCGCGCGGCAGCTGCTCGCGGCGCAATGTTCGGGAACGTTGGTGCTGGCCAAGCTCGGATGGCTCGACGGTGTCCCCGCGTGCACCGATCTGACGTCCAAACCTTGGGTCCAGGAGGCGGGCGTGGAGGTGCTCGACCAGCCCCTCTTCGCCAAGGCCAATGTCGCCACGGCCGGAGGGTGCCTCGCGTCGCATTACCTCGCGGCTTGGATGATCGCCCGCCTGGAGGGTGTCCAGGCGGCCGAGAGCGCGCTGCACTATGTCGCCCCCGTCGGGGAGAAGGACGATTACGTGGCACGCGCGATGCGAAACATCTCGCCCTACCTGTGA
- a CDS encoding PLP-dependent aminotransferase family protein → MHTIGMAFSRYKSVVDALAADIRAGRLPSGARLPTHRQLAASEGLALVTATRVYAELEAMGLVSGERGRGTFVRDTALPPGHGIDQPAAAPDTVDLSFNYPALPGQADMLRRALRELASSGDLSALLRYQPHRGRPHERATVARHLKQRGLRIGADQVLIVNGAQHGLAATAMALLKPGDVVAVDALTYAGFKVLARTLRLELAPLPAAGHATDLDALAQLCANRRVRAVYTIPTLHNPLGWVTPADHRARLVQIARRHGLLILEDAAYAFLAERPPPPLAALAPETTVYVSGLSKSVATGLRFGFIAAPTSWVPAIERTIRATTWNTPAVMTAIACRWLDDGTVTRLETQKRNDARTRQSIARDALAGLPHIGHPASYFLWLPLPEEVRADQITAALLREHVSVSTAEPFATAAHVPHALRLALGSTDLDTLRRALDKVKRVVDDYTDR, encoded by the coding sequence ATGCATACAATCGGCATGGCGTTCTCGCGATACAAAAGCGTGGTGGACGCGTTGGCGGCCGATATCCGCGCGGGCCGGTTGCCGTCGGGCGCGAGGTTGCCGACGCATCGCCAACTCGCGGCCAGCGAGGGGCTGGCGTTGGTGACGGCGACCCGCGTCTACGCCGAGCTCGAAGCCATGGGCCTGGTGAGCGGGGAGCGCGGCCGAGGCACCTTCGTCCGCGACACCGCGCTCCCGCCTGGCCATGGCATCGATCAGCCGGCCGCGGCGCCGGACACGGTGGATCTCAGCTTCAACTACCCCGCGCTGCCCGGTCAAGCCGACATGCTGCGCCGCGCGCTGCGCGAGCTCGCGTCCTCGGGCGACCTTTCGGCCCTCTTGCGCTACCAGCCGCATCGCGGGCGGCCGCACGAGCGGGCCACGGTGGCGCGCCATCTAAAACAGCGCGGGTTGCGGATTGGCGCCGACCAAGTCCTCATCGTCAATGGTGCCCAACACGGATTGGCCGCCACCGCGATGGCCCTGCTGAAGCCCGGCGACGTGGTGGCCGTCGATGCCTTGACGTATGCCGGCTTCAAGGTGCTCGCCCGCACGCTCCGCTTGGAGCTGGCACCGCTGCCCGCCGCAGGCCACGCCACCGATCTCGACGCCCTCGCGCAGCTCTGCGCGAACCGGCGAGTCCGCGCCGTGTACACGATACCGACCTTGCACAATCCCTTGGGGTGGGTCACGCCGGCGGATCACCGTGCGCGGTTAGTTCAGATCGCGCGAAGACACGGGCTCCTCATCCTCGAAGACGCCGCATACGCCTTCCTCGCGGAGCGGCCGCCCCCTCCATTGGCCGCGCTCGCCCCCGAAACGACGGTCTACGTCTCGGGGCTCTCCAAGAGCGTCGCGACCGGTCTGCGCTTTGGATTCATCGCGGCCCCCACCTCGTGGGTGCCTGCCATCGAACGCACGATACGCGCCACCACGTGGAACACCCCCGCCGTGATGACCGCCATCGCGTGCCGGTGGCTCGACGACGGCACCGTCACCCGATTGGAGACACAAAAGCGCAACGACGCAAGGACCCGGCAATCCATCGCCCGCGACGCTCTGGCGGGACTACCTCATATCGGCCATCCCGCGTCGTACTTCCTCTGGCTCCCCCTCCCCGAGGAAGTACGCGCCGACCAAATCACCGCCGCGCTCTTGCGCGAGCACGTCTCCGTCTCCACCGCGGAGCCATTCGCCACCGCCGCACACGTACCCCACGCGCTCCGCCTGGCCCTCGGCTCGACCGATCTGGACACCTTGCGGCGCGCGCTGGACAAGGTGAAGCGCGTGGTGGACGACTACACCGATCGCTGA
- a CDS encoding antibiotic biosynthesis monooxygenase, with amino-acid sequence MSNPLSLPDLTRSDAASIITSTWRVGGRERQRAAADATMSLWDRLPWPEDCISLNCYLSTDGQLIWFLGQWTSEEAHRVFTRTQREEIARGVDGVVPNIERLGVIRSRRHTSLPRPEGVYPGCIVVVTIATDDPARQVRVAETMAAHVARPPSGTSLAGGLGAHLFFSTDGTRVLNYAEWTSERAHQEALDGGALGSKRGIFDGMAGIQGIGVDRYTLYRRLVRPAR; translated from the coding sequence ATGTCCAACCCTCTCTCCCTCCCCGACCTCACCCGATCCGATGCCGCGAGCATCATCACCAGCACCTGGCGCGTTGGAGGTCGCGAGCGCCAGCGGGCGGCGGCAGACGCGACGATGTCCCTATGGGATCGTCTGCCGTGGCCTGAAGATTGTATTTCGCTGAACTGCTATTTGAGCACCGACGGTCAGCTCATTTGGTTTCTCGGGCAGTGGACGAGCGAGGAGGCTCACCGCGTCTTTACGCGCACGCAGCGTGAAGAGATCGCGCGCGGCGTCGACGGTGTCGTCCCGAACATCGAGCGCCTGGGCGTGATTCGGTCGCGGCGGCACACGAGCCTGCCCCGCCCGGAGGGCGTATATCCGGGTTGCATCGTCGTGGTCACCATCGCCACCGACGATCCCGCGCGCCAGGTCCGCGTGGCGGAGACGATGGCGGCGCACGTGGCGCGTCCGCCGTCGGGCACGTCGTTGGCGGGCGGGCTCGGCGCGCATCTCTTCTTCAGCACCGACGGCACGCGCGTCCTCAACTACGCGGAGTGGACCAGCGAACGCGCGCACCAAGAGGCGCTCGATGGCGGCGCGCTGGGGAGCAAACGTGGTATCTTCGATGGTATGGCCGGAATCCAAGGTATCGGGGTCGACCGGTACACGCTTTATCGCCGGCTCGTTCGCCCCGCGCGTTGA
- a CDS encoding amidohydrolase family protein: MMKKIHWLSAAAISAFIGIAAAGCQGGDPADDGKRTSLGLHEVNPVPSGDPSKPVAVVGATLIDGRGNPPVEDAVVLVRGDRILAAGSKERVRVPADAEIVDAHGLTLLPGLIDAFFTIDGDNELPSLFLQHGITAVRDPGQWIEAYDVPRGSNVPIPRLFLTGPHLDSPPPAYPTDSFIVRDGEEAEIAVNRFVDQGASAIKAYFRLPVGLIRSVADAAHARGVPVTAHLEIVDARDAIRAGVDGIEFVTSFGPSLLPTREAEKYRQAVIADNKARSEGRYQVWSSVDLSSPRVGEVLGLLATKGTYFVPGLEAFERRPGDDQTTEAHVRAFRNMLAFVGQAHARGVRIAVGSHSSGPHGERGWGYQHELELLVESGMSPMDAIVAGTSRNAQFFHADDRLGSIEKGKSADLVLLEGDPLQNIRAMRNIRRVMLNGRWVTP, encoded by the coding sequence ATGATGAAGAAGATCCATTGGTTGAGCGCCGCCGCGATATCCGCCTTCATCGGCATCGCGGCCGCCGGCTGCCAGGGCGGAGACCCCGCCGATGACGGGAAGCGAACGTCGCTCGGGTTGCACGAGGTCAACCCCGTCCCCTCCGGCGATCCCTCGAAGCCCGTCGCCGTCGTGGGGGCGACGCTCATCGATGGGCGTGGCAACCCGCCCGTCGAGGACGCGGTCGTCCTCGTGCGCGGGGACCGCATCCTGGCGGCGGGCTCCAAGGAGCGCGTGCGGGTCCCTGCGGACGCCGAGATCGTCGACGCGCACGGGCTCACGCTGTTGCCCGGCTTGATCGACGCGTTCTTCACGATTGACGGGGACAACGAGCTCCCTTCGCTCTTTCTCCAGCATGGAATCACCGCCGTGCGCGATCCGGGCCAATGGATCGAAGCCTACGACGTACCGCGCGGCTCGAACGTCCCCATCCCGCGGCTCTTTCTCACGGGCCCGCACCTCGACTCCCCGCCCCCTGCCTATCCGACCGACTCGTTCATCGTCCGCGACGGCGAAGAGGCGGAGATCGCCGTCAACCGCTTCGTGGACCAGGGCGCGTCGGCCATCAAGGCGTATTTTCGTCTCCCCGTCGGCTTGATCCGGAGCGTCGCCGATGCGGCGCACGCGCGGGGCGTCCCCGTCACGGCCCACCTCGAAATCGTGGACGCGCGCGACGCCATCCGCGCGGGGGTCGACGGCATCGAGTTCGTCACGTCGTTCGGCCCCTCCCTGCTCCCCACGCGCGAAGCCGAGAAGTATCGCCAGGCGGTCATCGCCGACAACAAAGCGCGCTCCGAAGGGCGTTATCAGGTGTGGAGCTCGGTCGATTTGAGCTCTCCGCGCGTCGGCGAGGTGCTCGGCCTCCTGGCAACGAAAGGAACGTATTTCGTCCCCGGCCTCGAGGCCTTCGAGCGCCGGCCGGGCGATGACCAGACGACCGAAGCTCACGTGCGCGCATTTCGAAATATGCTCGCCTTCGTGGGGCAAGCCCACGCGCGCGGCGTGCGCATCGCCGTCGGCTCGCACTCGTCGGGACCGCATGGTGAGCGTGGCTGGGGATATCAGCACGAGCTCGAGCTTTTGGTGGAGAGCGGCATGAGCCCGATGGATGCCATCGTCGCGGGGACCTCGCGCAACGCCCAATTCTTTCACGCCGACGATCGGCTCGGGAGCATCGAAAAGGGCAAATCGGCCGATCTCGTCTTGCTCGAAGGGGATCCCCTCCAAAACATCCGCGCCATGCGCAATATTCGCCGCGTCATGTTGAATGGGCGGTGGGTTAC